The proteins below come from a single Tachypleus tridentatus isolate NWPU-2018 chromosome 13, ASM421037v1, whole genome shotgun sequence genomic window:
- the LOC143240386 gene encoding uncharacterized protein LOC143240386 isoform X1, whose amino-acid sequence MAFVFWRRMSDVERDPALWRRSRREAFVCRSDSLPAPHSVMPPEGHQGATYSTVGDFVAKHCMQEILGGVIPLHMKLSDFCNLSDKDLKKGLGIANPEQRKRILTIVHLARDMERELEENNLHLSRDLGDLMYPGGSGKLRPLSPSITFMFMQYELVWLLL is encoded by the exons GCGAAGAATGAGTGATGTAGAACGAGACCCTGCCCTCTGGCGGAGGTCGAGGAGAGAAGCATTCGTTTGTCGTTCTGACTCTCTCCCTGCGCCTCATTCGGTTATGCCTCCAGAAGGACACCAGGGGGCGACTTATTCGACTGTTGGAGATTTTGTGGCTAAACATTGCATGCAAGAAATTCTTGGCGGAGTTATTCCTCTTCATATGAAATTATCAGATTTTTGTAACCTTTCAGACAAAGATTTGAAAAAAGGCTTAGGAATTGCAAACCCAGAACAAAGAAAGCGTATCCTAACAATAGTCCACTTGGCTAGAGACATGGAAAGAGAATTAGAg GAAAACAATCTGCACCTTTCTCGAGATTTGGGTGATCttatgtaccctggagggtcaggtaaGCTTCGACCTCTTTCTCCTTCCATCACTTTCATGTTTATGCAGTATGAGTTGGTATGGCTACTGCTTTAG
- the LOC143240387 gene encoding uncharacterized protein LOC143240387, whose protein sequence is MVDPSKRRAGKNATTIMYPDLPSSISPVPHCPELPVATPPERKQPSSEESNKSEEEVDVENPDYNYNFRDAAGERNPYYHNQRDLVDLIRHLGLTKSNAKTIFCG, encoded by the coding sequence atggtggacccttccaaacgtcgggctggcaagaatgcaactactatcatgtatccagaccttccatcatccatctccccagtgccacactgccctgagctccctgtagccactccaccagagagaaagcagccatcctcagaagagagcaacaaatcagaagaggaggtagacgttgaaaatccagattacaattacaatttcagagatgcagctggtgagagaaacccatactaccacAACCAAAGAGACCTTGTTGACTTGATCAGACATCTTGgcctaacaaagtcgaatgccaagACTATATTTTgtggctga
- the LOC143240386 gene encoding uncharacterized protein LOC143240386 isoform X2, with product MAFVFWRRMSDVERDPALWRRSRREAFVCRSDSLPAPHSVMPPEGHQGATYSTVGDFVAKHCMQEILGGVIPLHMKLSDFCNLSDKDLKKGLGIANPEQRKRILTIVHLARDMERELETQVLKADSEQHPPSTLV from the exons GCGAAGAATGAGTGATGTAGAACGAGACCCTGCCCTCTGGCGGAGGTCGAGGAGAGAAGCATTCGTTTGTCGTTCTGACTCTCTCCCTGCGCCTCATTCGGTTATGCCTCCAGAAGGACACCAGGGGGCGACTTATTCGACTGTTGGAGATTTTGTGGCTAAACATTGCATGCAAGAAATTCTTGGCGGAGTTATTCCTCTTCATATGAAATTATCAGATTTTTGTAACCTTTCAGACAAAGATTTGAAAAAAGGCTTAGGAATTGCAAACCCAGAACAAAGAAAGCGTATCCTAACAATAGTCCACTTGGCTAGAGACATGGAAAGAGAATTAGAg ACTCAAGTGCTGAAGGCGGATAGCGAACagcatccaccgtcaactcttgtctGA